One Acutalibacter muris DNA window includes the following coding sequences:
- a CDS encoding ABC transporter ATP-binding protein — translation MEHSGIIVENVYKSFGRETVLEDVSLSIPPGEIAGVVGNNGSGKTVLMKCICGFLRPDKGSVTVNGARVGRDRDFPPSLGIIIETPGFIPNMSGYRNLKTLASLRGLIGKREILAALDRVGLAKSAHKAVSKYSLGMRQRLGIAQAVMEDPAVLILDEPFNGLDKSTAEDMRGLLIELRDRGKAILLASHNARDIEELCGWVYEMDVHKA, via the coding sequence ATGGAGCATAGTGGTATCATAGTGGAAAACGTGTATAAATCCTTCGGCAGGGAGACGGTGCTGGAGGACGTGAGCCTGTCAATTCCGCCGGGGGAGATCGCCGGGGTGGTGGGCAATAACGGCAGCGGCAAGACCGTGCTGATGAAGTGCATCTGCGGCTTCCTGCGGCCGGATAAGGGCAGCGTCACCGTGAACGGCGCAAGGGTGGGCAGGGACCGGGACTTCCCCCCGAGCCTCGGGATAATCATCGAAACCCCGGGCTTTATACCCAATATGAGCGGCTACAGGAACCTTAAAACCCTGGCCTCTCTTAGGGGGCTTATCGGAAAGAGAGAGATACTGGCGGCCCTTGACAGGGTGGGGCTTGCAAAAAGCGCCCATAAGGCCGTCTCAAAGTATTCCCTTGGTATGCGCCAGCGCCTGGGGATAGCCCAGGCCGTTATGGAGGACCCGGCGGTGCTTATACTGGACGAACCCTTCAACGGGCTGGATAAGTCCACGGCGGAGGATATGCGCGGGCTGCTTATAGAGCTCCGGGACAGGGGCAAGGCCATACTCCTTGCCAGCCATAACGCCCGGGACATAGAGGAGCTCTGCGGCTGGGTATACGAGATGGACGTGCACAAAGCCTGA